From a region of the Chitinophaga caseinilytica genome:
- the dnaE gene encoding DNA polymerase III subunit alpha, producing MKFSHLHVHTQFSLLDGAADIKGLYKKAMGDGQPALAITDHGNMFGAFQFVAEAYNHRLNPDDPKDKRLKVKPIVGCEFYLVENRHKRQFTREEKDIRYHQVLLAKDDQGYRNLIKLCSLGYIEGLYGKYPRIDKELILQYHQGLIATTCCLGASVPKTILKKGEEEGEKEFKWWLDIFGEDFYVEMQRHGIPEQEKVNEVLVRFAKKYNVKIIASNDSHYVDQADANAHDILLCINTGEKKSTPSMKEFSDDDVMVKNRRFAFYNDQFYFKSTEEMTKLFADLPASIDNTNEIVDKVQLLDLKRDILLPNFPIPKEFFTQDQYLRHITYEGARGRYAEITAEVEERLNFELDVIEKMGFAGYFLIVSDFIKAGRDLGVFIGPGRGSAAGSAVAYCIGITNIDPIKYDLLFERFLNPERKSMPDIDTDFDDEGRQRVIDYVVEKYGKQQVAQIITYGTMAAKMSIKDVARVMDLPLQDSNALAKLVPDKPGIQLSRIFNAPLDGDKSLQDKEGLGPEDMENVKKLRELIKGEDLQGEVLREACVLEGSVRNTGIHAAGIIIAPKDLSELIPVTTAKDSDLLVTQFEGNVIESAGVIKMDFLGLKTLTIIKGALEMIKKNHGIDIIIDNIPLDDLKTFELYQRAETNATFQFESPGMQKYLRELKPDKFADLIAMNALYRPGPLEYIPLFIRRKHGLEPVTYDVPVMEEYLAETYGINVYQEQVMLLSQKMANFSKGDADILRKAMGKKQKAVLDKMKAQFMEGCKQNGHDLKMCDKVWTDWEAFASYAFNKSHSTCYAFVAYQTAYLKAHYPAEYMASVLNNASNLEKITFFMEECKRMGLDVLPPDVNESFKGFAVNRKGQVRFGLAGLKGVGEAAIENIIEEREKNGAYTTMFDMIKRVNQRAVNRKSLEALAMSGALDCFTELHRAQYFHKPDGDTTTGLEKIVKFGQQVSAENATSGGLFGDSLMAEIVPPKIPPCDHWPLTIKLNNEREVTGIYISGHPLDDYKFELKHYHMSPLSDITEYQNQISGASDNNKGKAKDFRMAVYVSGAVERISRNNKQFGIMTLEDYSGKFEFALWSEDFLKFTNYFKQGLCLYVNGGFKPRRFNENEYEFKINSMQLLQEVKRNQTRKVGIVTMPQFITPEIVDFLADNVSRNPGKSEIYFQLVDRDENLSVRMHTFNKHVEMNDELAHWLDQQPDLDVWIDIANK from the coding sequence ATGAAGTTTTCACACCTGCACGTGCATACGCAGTTTTCGCTGCTGGACGGGGCCGCCGACATCAAGGGGCTCTATAAAAAAGCGATGGGAGATGGCCAGCCCGCGCTCGCCATCACCGACCACGGTAACATGTTCGGGGCATTCCAGTTCGTGGCGGAAGCCTATAATCACCGGCTTAACCCCGACGACCCTAAAGATAAACGCCTGAAAGTGAAGCCTATTGTGGGTTGTGAATTTTATCTCGTGGAAAACCGGCACAAGCGCCAGTTCACCCGCGAAGAAAAAGACATCCGCTACCACCAGGTTTTACTCGCGAAAGACGACCAGGGATACCGCAATCTCATCAAATTATGCTCCCTCGGGTATATCGAAGGCCTGTACGGCAAATATCCCCGTATCGATAAGGAACTCATCCTCCAATACCACCAGGGCCTCATCGCCACCACCTGCTGCCTCGGCGCCTCCGTTCCCAAGACCATCCTCAAAAAAGGCGAAGAAGAAGGCGAAAAGGAATTTAAATGGTGGCTGGACATTTTCGGCGAGGATTTCTACGTCGAAATGCAACGCCACGGCATCCCCGAACAGGAAAAAGTGAATGAAGTGCTCGTGCGCTTCGCGAAGAAATACAACGTCAAGATCATCGCCTCCAACGACTCGCATTACGTTGACCAGGCCGATGCCAACGCCCACGACATCCTCCTTTGTATCAACACCGGCGAAAAGAAAAGCACGCCGTCGATGAAGGAGTTTTCCGACGACGACGTCATGGTAAAAAACAGGCGTTTCGCTTTCTATAACGATCAATTCTATTTCAAGTCGACCGAAGAAATGACCAAGCTCTTCGCCGATCTGCCCGCGTCCATCGACAATACCAACGAGATCGTGGACAAGGTGCAGCTGCTCGACCTGAAGCGCGATATCCTCCTCCCCAACTTCCCCATTCCGAAGGAATTTTTCACGCAAGACCAATACCTGCGGCACATCACTTACGAAGGCGCCCGCGGCCGGTACGCGGAAATCACGGCGGAAGTGGAGGAAAGGCTCAATTTCGAGCTGGATGTGATCGAAAAAATGGGATTCGCGGGTTACTTCCTCATCGTGTCCGACTTCATCAAGGCGGGGCGCGACCTCGGCGTGTTCATCGGCCCGGGACGCGGTTCCGCCGCGGGCTCCGCCGTGGCATACTGCATCGGGATCACCAATATCGACCCCATTAAATACGACCTCCTGTTCGAAAGGTTCCTCAACCCGGAACGTAAGTCCATGCCCGATATCGATACGGACTTCGACGACGAGGGCCGGCAACGCGTGATCGATTATGTGGTGGAAAAATATGGCAAGCAGCAGGTGGCCCAGATCATCACTTACGGTACCATGGCGGCGAAAATGTCGATCAAGGACGTGGCCCGCGTGATGGACCTGCCCCTGCAGGATTCCAACGCCCTGGCGAAGCTGGTGCCCGATAAGCCGGGAATTCAGTTGAGCAGGATCTTCAACGCCCCGCTGGACGGGGATAAGAGCCTGCAGGACAAGGAAGGCCTGGGCCCTGAGGACATGGAGAACGTGAAAAAGCTGCGGGAACTGATCAAGGGCGAGGATTTGCAGGGCGAAGTGCTCCGCGAAGCCTGCGTACTGGAAGGTTCCGTGCGGAATACGGGCATCCACGCGGCGGGGATCATCATCGCGCCGAAAGACCTTTCCGAGCTCATCCCGGTGACCACGGCGAAGGATTCCGACCTGCTCGTGACCCAGTTCGAGGGCAACGTGATCGAGAGCGCCGGCGTAATCAAGATGGACTTCCTGGGGCTGAAAACCCTCACCATCATCAAGGGCGCGCTGGAGATGATCAAGAAGAACCACGGCATCGACATTATTATCGACAATATCCCGCTGGACGATTTGAAGACGTTCGAGCTGTATCAACGAGCTGAAACCAACGCCACGTTCCAGTTTGAAAGTCCGGGCATGCAGAAATACCTCCGCGAGCTGAAGCCCGACAAATTCGCCGACCTCATCGCCATGAACGCCCTGTACCGGCCGGGCCCGCTCGAGTACATCCCCCTGTTCATCCGCCGTAAACACGGCCTGGAACCGGTGACGTACGACGTGCCCGTGATGGAGGAATACCTGGCGGAAACCTACGGGATCAACGTATACCAGGAACAGGTAATGCTCCTCAGCCAGAAAATGGCCAACTTCTCCAAAGGCGACGCCGATATCCTGCGCAAGGCCATGGGTAAGAAGCAGAAAGCCGTGCTGGACAAAATGAAGGCCCAGTTCATGGAAGGCTGCAAGCAGAACGGGCATGATCTGAAGATGTGCGACAAGGTATGGACCGACTGGGAGGCGTTCGCGTCCTACGCGTTCAACAAATCGCACTCCACCTGTTACGCTTTCGTGGCGTACCAGACGGCTTATTTGAAGGCGCATTACCCGGCGGAATACATGGCATCGGTGCTGAACAACGCCTCCAACCTGGAAAAGATTACTTTCTTCATGGAGGAATGTAAGCGCATGGGGCTCGACGTATTGCCGCCCGACGTGAATGAATCGTTCAAGGGCTTTGCGGTGAACCGGAAAGGCCAGGTGCGTTTCGGGCTGGCAGGCCTCAAGGGCGTAGGCGAAGCAGCGATCGAGAATATCATCGAAGAACGGGAAAAGAACGGTGCGTATACGACGATGTTCGATATGATCAAGCGGGTGAACCAGCGCGCGGTGAACCGGAAATCGCTGGAGGCGCTCGCCATGTCGGGCGCGCTCGACTGCTTCACGGAATTGCACCGGGCGCAGTATTTCCACAAACCGGATGGCGATACCACTACCGGGCTCGAGAAGATCGTGAAATTCGGGCAGCAGGTTTCCGCGGAGAACGCTACTTCCGGCGGGCTTTTCGGGGATTCGCTCATGGCGGAGATCGTTCCGCCGAAAATCCCGCCCTGCGATCACTGGCCGCTGACCATCAAGCTGAACAATGAACGCGAGGTAACGGGGATTTACATCTCCGGCCACCCGCTCGACGATTACAAGTTCGAGCTGAAGCATTACCATATGAGCCCACTGTCAGACATCACCGAATACCAGAACCAGATCAGCGGTGCGTCTGACAATAACAAAGGCAAGGCGAAGGATTTCCGCATGGCCGTATATGTGAGCGGCGCGGTGGAGCGCATTTCCCGCAACAACAAACAGTTCGGCATCATGACGCTGGAAGATTATTCCGGCAAGTTCGAATTCGCGCTCTGGAGCGAAGACTTCCTCAAGTTCACGAACTATTTCAAACAGGGCCTTTGCCTGTACGTGAACGGCGGCTTCAAGCCGAGGCGATTCAACGAAAACGAGTACGAATTCAAGATCAACAGCATGCAGCTGCTGCAGGAAGTGAAACGGAACCAGACCAGGAAAGTCGGTATCGTGACGATGCCGCAATTCATCACGCCGGAGATCGTGGATTTCCTGGCAGACAATGTGTCACGCAACCCCGGCAAGAGCGAGATCTACTTCCAGTTGGTGGACCGTGACGAGAATTTGTCTGTCCGGATGCATACCTTCAATAAACATGTGGAAATGAATGACGAATTGGCACATTGGCTGGACCAGCAGCCCGACCTGGATGTCTGGATAGATATTGCCAATAAGTAA
- the trxA gene encoding thioredoxin, with product MALEFTDANFKSNVLDSDKLTVVDFWAEWCGPCRAIGPVIEELAKDYDGKVNIGKVNVDNNPQVSMNYGITSIPAILFIKNGQVVDKQVGAAPKAVLDKKIQANL from the coding sequence ATGGCTTTAGAATTCACAGATGCGAACTTCAAATCTAACGTGCTCGATTCGGACAAACTCACCGTGGTTGACTTCTGGGCAGAATGGTGCGGTCCCTGCCGCGCGATCGGTCCGGTTATCGAAGAGCTGGCGAAAGACTACGATGGTAAAGTGAACATCGGTAAAGTGAACGTGGACAACAACCCGCAGGTGTCCATGAACTACGGCATCACCAGCATTCCCGCTATCCTGTTCATCAAAAACGGCCAGGTGGTAGACAAACAAGTGGGCGCTGCTCCGAAAGCAGTTCTGGATAAAAAGATTCAGGCTAACCTCTAA
- a CDS encoding gliding motility-associated C-terminal domain-containing protein, which produces MAPDTVCVGTPVNITDQSAGVGTWFWNFCSGSLYQTPTLTSVGNGGGNFNGPAHSVIVQEGGNYYVFVTNNYDRNFTRLDFGNSLLNTPTATSITNMTSIIPANAEGVQAVEDATGKHLIIVGGNSFAVPKIVRIDFGASWANTPTTGADWGNNSGTLAYPYELVIFQDGAQYFGFATNQQNSTLTRFEFGTNFSGTPNMVNMGNFGGLLNSPYGLQLTKEGPNWHMFVVNQNHHLVRFDFGTSLLNTPTAADLGDLGGMLSEPRDLALFQDCGETFLLIVNNGNNTLVRADFPGGLTSAPTATSLGNPGGLIDFPAGISGIFRTGTDLNAFLTDVGTTPANAKLTRISMTSCNNSSIPNFTGQTPPSFTYNQPGTYKINLLTDEGTPNQRTFCKNIIVLPVPTVELGQNNIVICNGSPVSLDAGPGPNFRYSWTNGEDDRAITVTGSGTFGVSVFNGGCTVTDAIDISITSAVVATGTVQDVDCNHATGEVQLQVSGGTAPYAFRLNGGASGAVPEFKNLAIGNHVVNVTDDNGCSGLYNFAVTRDLLRTLTTSATSNDPSCFGTANGSILAQVSQGTAPLQFALNNGAFGNSPDFQNLGAGSYKVYIRNAYCLDSQQVTLVQPDALMLPYTAWQDTCNRLKGWVDFSPQGGVAPYSLTWNGNVVNNTEVKGLGVGIYSAQLMDANGCQRAASIYVPNLNLGRMSILTPDTIVSIGDAFTLRAGNAADYIWSPVTQGNIACPVCPETPARPLVATQYIVRTLTGANCIAADTVNVMIDYSSMLAMPNAFSPNKDGVNDVFRPKSKAVMAFSMQIYNRTGNLLFTTTDHRKGWDGTHNGEPQPIGTYVYVIRFGFWQADGKLELQDKKGTFDLIR; this is translated from the coding sequence ATGGCGCCGGACACTGTTTGTGTCGGTACCCCTGTCAACATCACAGACCAATCCGCCGGTGTGGGCACCTGGTTCTGGAATTTCTGTTCCGGCAGCCTGTACCAGACGCCAACGCTCACCAGCGTGGGGAACGGCGGAGGCAACTTCAACGGGCCCGCCCATAGCGTGATCGTGCAGGAAGGAGGGAATTACTACGTGTTCGTTACCAACAACTACGACCGGAATTTCACCCGGCTCGATTTCGGTAACAGCCTCCTCAACACCCCCACAGCCACCTCCATCACCAACATGACCAGCATAATACCTGCCAATGCCGAAGGTGTGCAGGCCGTGGAAGATGCAACGGGGAAGCACCTCATCATCGTAGGCGGCAACTCTTTCGCGGTGCCCAAGATCGTACGCATCGATTTCGGGGCTTCCTGGGCCAACACGCCCACGACAGGCGCGGATTGGGGGAATAACAGCGGAACGCTCGCCTATCCCTACGAGCTCGTTATTTTCCAGGACGGTGCGCAGTATTTCGGGTTCGCGACCAATCAGCAAAACAGTACGCTCACCCGTTTCGAATTCGGGACCAACTTCTCGGGTACGCCCAATATGGTCAACATGGGCAATTTCGGTGGATTGTTGAACAGTCCTTATGGATTGCAGCTCACCAAGGAAGGCCCCAACTGGCATATGTTCGTCGTGAACCAAAACCACCACCTCGTGCGTTTCGATTTCGGCACCTCCCTGCTGAATACGCCCACTGCGGCCGACCTGGGAGACCTGGGCGGGATGCTCAGCGAACCGCGCGACCTGGCCCTGTTCCAGGATTGCGGGGAAACTTTCCTCCTGATCGTCAACAACGGGAACAACACGCTGGTGCGCGCCGATTTCCCCGGAGGGCTCACTTCTGCGCCCACGGCCACGTCGCTGGGCAACCCCGGCGGCCTGATCGATTTCCCTGCGGGCATTTCCGGGATATTCAGAACGGGGACGGACCTCAACGCGTTCCTGACCGATGTGGGCACTACGCCCGCCAACGCCAAGCTGACCCGCATTTCAATGACCAGCTGCAACAATTCCTCCATCCCGAATTTTACCGGCCAAACGCCTCCCAGTTTTACCTATAATCAGCCGGGAACGTACAAGATTAATCTGTTGACAGACGAAGGCACGCCCAATCAGCGCACCTTCTGCAAGAATATCATAGTACTGCCCGTTCCCACCGTAGAACTGGGCCAGAATAATATCGTGATCTGCAACGGCTCGCCCGTGTCCCTCGACGCAGGGCCCGGGCCTAATTTCAGGTATAGCTGGACGAACGGGGAAGACGATCGCGCCATTACCGTAACCGGTTCCGGTACTTTCGGCGTGAGCGTGTTCAACGGCGGATGCACCGTCACCGATGCCATCGATATTTCCATTACTTCCGCCGTGGTGGCTACCGGCACGGTGCAGGACGTAGATTGCAACCACGCAACCGGCGAAGTGCAACTGCAGGTTTCCGGCGGAACGGCGCCCTACGCGTTCCGGCTGAACGGCGGAGCTTCCGGTGCGGTTCCCGAATTCAAAAATCTCGCGATAGGGAATCACGTCGTCAACGTTACGGACGATAACGGCTGCTCCGGCCTCTACAATTTCGCCGTAACCCGCGACCTGTTGCGGACGCTTACCACGAGCGCCACCAGCAACGATCCCAGCTGTTTCGGGACTGCCAACGGCTCCATCCTGGCACAGGTAAGCCAGGGCACTGCGCCGCTGCAATTCGCGCTGAATAACGGCGCTTTCGGGAACTCGCCCGATTTCCAGAACCTGGGCGCCGGTTCATATAAAGTGTACATCAGGAATGCTTATTGCCTTGACAGCCAGCAGGTTACACTTGTGCAGCCGGATGCCCTCATGCTGCCTTACACCGCCTGGCAGGATACCTGTAACCGGTTGAAAGGATGGGTGGATTTCAGTCCGCAGGGCGGCGTGGCGCCATACAGCCTTACCTGGAACGGGAATGTAGTGAACAATACGGAAGTGAAAGGCCTGGGCGTGGGGATTTACAGCGCGCAGCTCATGGATGCCAACGGGTGCCAGCGGGCGGCGAGCATTTATGTGCCGAACCTGAACCTGGGGAGGATGAGCATTCTGACACCCGATACCATCGTTTCCATCGGGGATGCGTTTACGCTCAGGGCCGGCAACGCGGCGGATTACATCTGGAGCCCCGTGACGCAGGGCAACATCGCCTGCCCGGTATGCCCGGAAACGCCCGCCCGGCCGTTAGTAGCCACGCAATACATCGTGCGCACCCTCACCGGCGCCAATTGCATCGCAGCGGATACGGTAAACGTCATGATCGATTATTCTTCCATGCTGGCGATGCCGAACGCGTTTTCCCCCAACAAAGACGGGGTGAACGACGTCTTCCGCCCCAAATCGAAAGCGGTGATGGCATTCAGCATGCAGATCTATAACCGGACGGGTAATCTTCTCTTCACGACCACAGACCACCGCAAAGGCTGGGATGGTACCCACAACGGCGAACCGCAACCCATCGGCACCTATGTCTACGTCATCCGGTTCGGGTTCTGGCAGGCAGATGGAAAGCTGGAGCTACAAGATAAGAAAGGCACCTTCGACCTCATTCGTTAG
- a CDS encoding NupC/NupG family nucleoside CNT transporter: protein MLHWENIARGALGMTFLVLVCYLLSNNRRAVNWRLVGMGICAQVMFAMGVLDTRVGGQPVFWLLFGILITVFTVRRVMRRAQEGFGPMGDPVAWLLSLAALAGFFFGIVRSPDYQLPAVAFAAGLIPIFVMAKFLPKRNLELLKWTVLAACFLLTISVYLQWCPPDVFRRALSTVSSAFVDLINISHKGTDFMFGKLADPSGSWAYIFAVQVLPNIIFFAALSSILYYLGILQKIVFVFAYLLNKMKISGAESLSTAANIFLGQTEAPLMIRPYLDKMTRSEIMLIMVGGFANTAGSVMAAYVGMLGGTDELAKEYFSLHMLSQSIMSAPAAIVCAKLMFPETQDHLIQKDLQIPKEKLGDNFLDAISLGTTDGLKLAVNVGAMLIVFTAMMYVVNAMLGWIGDQTNLNAYITNMSGGQYTSLSLDMILGYLFSPVAWLIGVASADVLAVGQLLGIKTVLNEFLAYQSLSQMKEANVIRDPKSLLIATYALCGFANFASIGIQIGGISQLAPNQRKNLTELGLKALIGGTIACLMCGCIAGALS, encoded by the coding sequence ATGTTACATTGGGAGAATATCGCCCGTGGTGCACTGGGCATGACGTTTCTTGTGCTCGTATGTTACCTCCTGAGCAACAACCGGCGCGCTGTTAACTGGCGGCTTGTAGGAATGGGGATCTGTGCGCAGGTCATGTTCGCCATGGGCGTGCTGGACACGCGCGTGGGCGGACAGCCGGTATTCTGGCTGCTCTTCGGCATCCTGATCACCGTTTTCACCGTCCGGCGGGTGATGCGCAGGGCGCAAGAAGGGTTCGGGCCGATGGGAGACCCTGTTGCCTGGCTGTTATCGCTGGCGGCGCTGGCGGGGTTCTTTTTCGGGATCGTGCGCAGCCCGGATTACCAGCTGCCGGCCGTAGCCTTTGCGGCGGGGCTGATCCCCATCTTCGTCATGGCGAAATTCCTCCCCAAAAGGAACCTCGAACTGCTCAAATGGACCGTACTGGCCGCGTGCTTCCTCCTCACGATCTCCGTATACCTGCAATGGTGCCCGCCAGACGTGTTCCGCCGCGCCCTCAGCACCGTATCCTCCGCTTTCGTAGACCTGATCAACATCAGCCATAAAGGAACGGATTTCATGTTCGGCAAACTCGCCGACCCCTCGGGCTCCTGGGCTTATATTTTCGCCGTCCAGGTACTGCCCAACATTATTTTCTTCGCGGCACTGTCGTCTATCCTCTACTACCTCGGCATTCTCCAGAAAATCGTTTTCGTTTTCGCCTACCTGCTCAACAAGATGAAGATCTCCGGCGCGGAAAGCCTTTCTACCGCCGCCAATATCTTTCTCGGGCAAACCGAAGCGCCCCTCATGATCCGGCCGTATCTCGACAAAATGACGCGCTCCGAGATCATGCTCATCATGGTCGGCGGATTCGCCAACACCGCCGGCAGCGTCATGGCCGCCTACGTAGGCATGCTCGGTGGAACGGACGAACTGGCCAAGGAATACTTTTCGCTCCACATGCTCAGCCAGAGCATCATGAGCGCCCCCGCCGCCATCGTCTGCGCCAAGCTCATGTTCCCCGAAACGCAGGACCACCTCATCCAGAAAGACCTGCAAATCCCCAAAGAAAAACTGGGCGACAACTTCCTCGACGCCATCTCCCTCGGCACCACAGACGGCCTGAAACTCGCCGTGAACGTGGGCGCCATGCTCATCGTGTTCACCGCCATGATGTATGTCGTAAACGCCATGCTGGGCTGGATCGGCGATCAAACCAACCTGAACGCGTACATCACCAACATGAGCGGCGGGCAGTACACCTCCCTTTCGCTGGACATGATCCTCGGTTACCTCTTCTCCCCCGTTGCCTGGCTCATCGGCGTAGCCTCGGCGGATGTTCTGGCCGTAGGGCAGCTCCTGGGCATCAAAACCGTACTGAACGAATTCCTTGCCTATCAATCGCTGTCGCAGATGAAGGAAGCCAACGTGATCCGCGATCCCAAGTCGCTCCTCATCGCCACCTACGCACTGTGCGGCTTCGCCAACTTCGCGTCTATCGGCATCCAGATCGGCGGCATCAGCCAACTGGCGCCCAACCAGCGCAAAAACCTCACGGAACTGGGGCTCAAGGCGCTCATCGGCGGAACGATCGCCTGCCTGATGTGCGGCTGCATCGCCGGGGCGCTCAGCTAA
- a CDS encoding M43 family zinc metalloprotease gives MRIFILIALMATSAAAFAQRKCGTDVALQKKLRSQPLLQDKLRVMEQQLRRPKTQPGPFRTFNRVTIPVVVHIVLPDPAQVTDEQILDQLASLNLDYIAQNTDVAQVPAVWQALTGNPEIQFCLAARTPDGDPTNGITRTVSNRTFPIDNAGAEVKYAGTGGVDAWDSDRYLNVWVCELRDNYLGVATFPQLYVPEEQGVVVHFRAFGSSGSARPPFNLGRTLTHEIGHFFNLYHIWGNTDSNTCTDDDNVADTPPQGEQNYDCPNGVLTDNCSPAAPGLMYMNYMDYVNDACMHFFTSGQTDRMRTALETQRASLMFSDGCQPVDQKANDASVNAVERPVGYLCEPGQTPRVVLKNRGSAALTKVTIRYTVNNGAPVDFSWTGNLGSLAQVVVDLPPFSAPIGAATLQAYTMNPNGVADEQPDNDSTSVNMTFATPSAFPLAEGFQNAGFPPAGFTVLNPDRGPTWQRTDYGSNSTHSAVMRNFFYSTNHAIDDLLGPGMTNTGSDSVRLIFDIAAATTTPIGTAGTMWDTLEVMVTFDCGQTFIPTGYKKWGTSLVTRRIPTDTEFYPTASEWRRDTVELTHILKGRAFRVVFRNTCNWENNVYLDNIQLESRPVHPALREKGMLIWPNAFRDRFFVEFLQWPEDLKGVAVYDALGREVYRRESLQRSGNRLTIDLVNAPNGVYFVKLYYSQSVRTYKIVKAK, from the coding sequence TTGCGTATTTTCATCCTGATCGCCCTTATGGCCACGTCTGCCGCCGCTTTCGCCCAACGGAAATGCGGTACCGATGTCGCGCTCCAGAAAAAACTTCGGTCACAGCCGCTCCTGCAGGATAAACTGCGCGTGATGGAACAACAGCTCCGTCGCCCCAAAACCCAACCCGGCCCTTTCCGGACCTTCAACCGCGTCACGATCCCCGTTGTAGTCCACATCGTACTGCCAGACCCGGCGCAGGTGACGGACGAACAGATCCTCGACCAACTGGCATCCCTCAATCTCGACTATATCGCCCAGAACACAGACGTAGCGCAGGTCCCGGCCGTATGGCAAGCCCTCACCGGCAATCCGGAAATACAGTTCTGCCTGGCCGCGCGTACGCCCGACGGCGACCCTACCAACGGTATCACGCGGACGGTCTCCAATCGCACCTTCCCTATCGACAATGCCGGCGCCGAAGTGAAATATGCAGGTACCGGCGGCGTAGACGCCTGGGATTCCGACCGTTACCTCAACGTCTGGGTCTGCGAACTGCGCGACAACTACCTCGGCGTAGCCACCTTCCCCCAATTATATGTGCCGGAAGAACAGGGCGTGGTCGTGCATTTCCGGGCATTCGGCAGCTCCGGCTCCGCCCGCCCGCCGTTCAACCTCGGCCGCACGCTCACGCACGAGATCGGGCACTTCTTCAACCTTTACCACATCTGGGGCAATACCGACAGCAATACCTGTACAGACGACGATAACGTGGCCGATACGCCGCCGCAGGGCGAGCAGAACTATGATTGCCCGAACGGCGTGCTGACAGACAATTGCAGCCCCGCGGCGCCGGGGCTCATGTACATGAACTACATGGATTACGTGAACGACGCCTGCATGCATTTTTTCACCTCCGGGCAAACCGACCGTATGCGGACCGCCCTGGAAACGCAGCGCGCTTCGCTGATGTTCTCCGACGGCTGCCAGCCGGTAGACCAGAAGGCCAACGATGCTTCCGTGAACGCGGTGGAACGGCCCGTTGGCTACCTCTGCGAACCGGGCCAAACGCCGCGCGTGGTGCTGAAGAACCGGGGATCGGCGGCTTTGACGAAAGTAACCATTCGCTACACCGTGAATAACGGCGCGCCGGTGGATTTCAGTTGGACGGGCAACCTGGGCTCCCTGGCGCAAGTGGTGGTGGACCTGCCGCCGTTTAGCGCACCGATCGGCGCGGCCACGCTTCAGGCCTATACCATGAACCCTAATGGGGTGGCCGACGAGCAGCCGGATAACGATTCCACTTCCGTCAACATGACGTTTGCGACGCCGTCGGCTTTTCCGCTGGCGGAAGGGTTCCAGAACGCGGGATTCCCGCCTGCCGGGTTTACCGTCCTTAACCCGGACCGTGGCCCCACCTGGCAGCGGACCGATTACGGCAGCAACAGCACCCATTCCGCCGTGATGCGCAATTTCTTTTACAGCACCAATCATGCGATAGACGACCTGCTGGGCCCCGGCATGACCAATACCGGCAGCGATTCCGTCCGCCTGATTTTCGATATCGCGGCGGCAACCACAACGCCTATCGGTACGGCCGGAACGATGTGGGATACGCTGGAAGTGATGGTCACCTTCGATTGCGGGCAAACGTTCATCCCGACGGGTTACAAGAAATGGGGGACTTCGCTGGTGACGCGCCGCATACCCACGGATACCGAATTCTACCCCACGGCCAGCGAATGGCGCCGCGATACGGTGGAATTGACGCATATCCTCAAGGGACGGGCCTTCCGTGTGGTGTTCCGCAATACCTGCAACTGGGAAAACAATGTGTATCTCGATAATATCCAGCTGGAAAGCCGCCCTGTGCACCCGGCGCTGCGGGAAAAAGGGATGCTTATCTGGCCGAATGCTTTCCGCGACCGGTTTTTCGTGGAGTTTTTGCAGTGGCCGGAAGACCTGAAAGGCGTGGCCGTTTATGATGCGCTGGGGCGCGAAGTGTACCGCCGGGAATCGCTGCAGCGGAGCGGGAACAGGCTGACAATTGATTTGGTAAATGCCCCAAATGGTGTTTACTTTGTAAAGTTATACTATAGCCAATCGGTAAGGACTTATAAAATAGTGAAAGCAAAATGA